Proteins from a genomic interval of Acanthopagrus latus isolate v.2019 chromosome 7, fAcaLat1.1, whole genome shotgun sequence:
- the LOC119022823 gene encoding zinc finger protein PLAGL2-like, translating to MFHQQDHLKSQLQESHPASRQLFHCQECGKQYNTQLGYRRHLVAAHSATAGLPCPEGAPSLLEHLGSHIDRVPPPEGNANAAVPVRERKYSCERCDRRFYTRKDVRRHAVVHTGRRDFLCPRCAQRFGRRDHLTRHLKKSHAQESGLMPPCTPSTPVATPTPASKCVVKEEPSSVTSEMGSGSKEPMETYSRDMYNSYPMANPVPGLGHPHGLMQGSLSSSMGVGRHINPQSSHPHHHHLQPPVAPQQQPYSNMARYQHGSTSYPRADVDSFLLELQSAPLPHPSVANSSTSTSASPQREMLGEGVSSGGESHLLSRSPAVSSTEVSCTTNMDLGHLLGFLPFSLPPYSPHMGMGGLVMSYPPAATTTTTSSPSSSTGLSSQAPGPFTFFQPPQAHVPQGPGAHNHSQLPQAYSSPAVSSPSSLPHYYQAFQQ from the coding sequence ATGTTCCATCAGCAGGATCATCTGAAGAGCCAGCTGCAGGAGAGCCACCCAGCCAGTAGGCAGCTATTCCACTGCCAAGAGTGTGGTAAGCAGTACAACACCCAGCTGGGTTATAGACGCCACCTGGTGGCAGCCCACAGTGCTACAGCGGGCCTGCCTTGCCCAGAGGGGGCTCCTTCCCTGCTGGAGCACCTGGGCAGCCATATTGACAGGGTGCCACCGCCAGAGGGGAATGCTAACGCAGCTGTGCCAGTGAGAGAAAGGAAGTACTCATGTGAGAGATGTGACCGCCGTTTTTATACTCGTAAGGATGTACGGCGTCACGCTGTGGTGCATACAGGGCGCCGTGACTTCCTCTGTCCACGCTGTGCACAACGCTTTGGCCGTAGAGACCACCTGACCCGGCACTTGAAGAAGAGCCATGCCCAGGAGTCAGGATTGATGCCACCCTGTACACCCAGCACTCCTGTGGCTACACCTACCCCAGCCTCAAAGTGTGTGGTGAAGGAAGAGCCCAGCTCTGTGACGTCTGAGATGGGCTCTGGTTCCAAGGAGCCTATGGAGACTTATTCCAGGGACATGTACAACTCATACCCCATGGCCAATCCTGTCCCTGGGTTGGGCCACCCTCATGGCCTTATGCAGGGATCTTTGTCATCAAGCATGGGTGTTGGTCGGCACATTAACCCCCAATCTTCTCACCcacaccaccatcacctccagcCACCAGTtgctccacagcagcagccctaCAGCAACATGGCCAGGTACCAGCATGGATCTACCTCATATCCTCGTGCAGACGTGGACAGTTTCCTGCTGGAACTGCAGAGTGCCCCCCTACCTCACCCGAGTGTGGCCAACTCCTCTACCTCTACTTCTGCCTCCCCTCAGAGGGAGATGTTGGGTGAAGGGGTGAGTTCTGGTGGTGAATCCCATCTGCTGTCAAGGAGCCCTGCTGTCTCCTCTACGGAGGTGTCCTGCACCACTAACATGGACCTCGGGCATCTGCTGGGCTTTTTGCCTTTCAGCCTGCCGCCCTACAGCCCTCACATGGGAATGGGAGGGTTAGTGATGAGCTATCCACctgccgccaccaccaccaccacttcctctccatcctcttctACTGGGTTGTCCTCCCAGGCTCCAGGGCCTTTCACTTTCTTCCAGCCTCCCCAGGCTCATGTACCCCAAGGCCCCGGAGCCCATAACCACAGCCAGCTACCTCAGGCCTACAGCAGTCCTGCTGTGAGCTCTCCCAGCTCCCTACCTCACTACTACCAGGCCTTTCAGCAGTAA